One Danio aesculapii chromosome 13, fDanAes4.1, whole genome shotgun sequence DNA window includes the following coding sequences:
- the gmfb gene encoding glia maturation factor beta, whose protein sequence is MSESLVVCEVDEDLVKKLRDFRFRKETNNAAIIMKIDKDKQLVILEEEHEDISPEDLKNELPERQPRFVVYSYKYQHDDGRVSYPLCFIFSSPVGCKPEQQMMYAGSKNKLVQTVELTKVFEIRNTEDLTEEWLREKLGFFR, encoded by the exons ATG agtGAGTCATTAGTTGTGTGTGAGGTGGACGAGGACCTGGTGAAAAAGTTGCGTGATTTCCGCTTCAGGAAGGAAACCAATAATGCCGCCATTATCA TGAAGATTGATAAAGACAAACAGCTGGTAATCTTGGAGGAGGAGCATGAG GATATTTCTCCTGAAGACTTGAAAAACGAGCTACCAGAGAGACAGCCCAGAT TTGTAGTCTACAGCTATAAGTACCAGCATGACGATGGAAGAGTGTCCTATCCTTTGTGTTTCATCTTCTCCAGTCCCGTTG GATGCAAACCTGAGCAGCAGATGATGTATGCTGGCAGCAAAAACAAACTGGTACAGACAGTTGAACTGACCAAG GTGTTTGAGATTCGCAACACTGAAGACCTGACAGAGGAGTGGCTCCGAGAGAAACTAGGATTCTTCCGTTAA
- the lgals3a gene encoding galectin-3 isoform X2 — protein sequence MADFSLADAIPDDVPSEASKNKHTNPSAPGNGAPPPTNPGWPGAAPGGPHFPPSGGPVQPAGFPQTWPSAPGSFPPGPGAPGQFPGAPAAPGQFPGAPAAPGGYPPGPGVPGQFPPNPGAPGQFPSMPGQFPPGGAPMPYPVPGQFPSPPGAPQGPNPNVPYPPGPSGPGMYGPGGPGAFPPDGGPGYGGGMFPPVPAGSWGQPGGGFPAHPGPPGGYGPGPMGPYGGPAAPGGMPLHRPPYF from the exons ATGGCAGACTTTTCG CTTGCCGATGCAATCCCAGATGATGTTCCTAGTGAAGCATCAAAAAATAAGCACACCAATCCATCGGCTCCTGGAAATGGAGCTCCACCACCCACTAATCCTGGCTGGCCTGGTGCGGCCCCTGGCGGCCCTCATTTCCCACCTTCTGGAGGCCCTGTCCAACCTGCTGGCTTCCCCCAGACCTGGCCGTCTGCCCCTGGATCCTTTCCTCCTGGCCCAGGAGCCCCAGGCCAGTTCCCTGGAGCCCCTGCTGCCCCAGGCCAGTTCCCTGGAGCCCCAGCTGCCCCAGGCGGATACCCACCAGGACCGGGCGTACCTGGACAGTTCCCTCCTAACCCTGGAGCTCCAGGACAGTTCCCCTCTATGCCAGGTCAGTTCCCACCAGGTGGGGCACCCATGCCATATCCTGTTCCTGGACAATTCCCCTCCCCACCTGGGGCTCCACAGGGTCCCAATCCAAACGTGCCTTACCCACCAGGTCCATCCGGGCCTGGCATGTATGGCCCCGGAGGCCCTGGTGCCTTTCCACCAGATGGAGGTCCAGGATATGGAGGAGGCATGTTTCCTCCAGTACCAGCAGGATCTTGGGGACAACCAGGAGGAGGCTTCCCTGCTCACCCAGGCCCACCAGGAGGCTACGGTCCCGGGCCCATGGGACCATACGGAGGACCTGCAGCTCCAGGTGGAATG CCACTACATAGACCTCCATATTTTTGA